From Deltaproteobacteria bacterium, a single genomic window includes:
- a CDS encoding nitrogenase molybdenum-iron protein alpha chain codes for RVIPNLKVDADSRNIEEIEVEADPKLFKPRKTSDEMAKLQAAGFKFKEYDGMIGDMEHQTFVIDDLNQYEAEKLVETLKPDIFCAGIKEKFSIQKLGVPMKQLHSYDSGGPYAGFRGAVNFYREIDRLVNSKVWSYMKAPWQENPELSATYVWE; via the coding sequence CGGGTCATTCCCAATCTGAAGGTCGACGCGGACAGCCGCAACATCGAGGAAATCGAGGTCGAGGCCGATCCGAAGCTCTTCAAGCCGCGCAAGACCTCGGACGAAATGGCCAAGCTTCAGGCCGCCGGGTTCAAGTTCAAGGAATACGACGGCATGATCGGGGACATGGAGCATCAGACTTTCGTCATCGACGATTTGAACCAGTACGAGGCCGAAAAGCTGGTGGAGACCCTCAAGCCCGACATCTTTTGCGCGGGCATCAAGGAAAAGTTTTCCATCCAGAAGCTGGGCGTGCCCATGAAGCAGCTGCACAGCTACGACTCCGGCGGGCCGTACGCGGGGTTCCGGGGCGCGGTGAATTTTTACCGCGAGATCGACCGCCTCGTGAACAGCAAGGTCTGGAGCTACATGAAGGCGCCCTGGCAGGAAAATCCGGAACTGTCGGCGACCTACGTCTGGGAATAG
- a CDS encoding nitrogenase molybdenum-iron protein subunit beta translates to MLLRHTPKEVTERSALTINPAKTCQPIGAMYAALGIHGCLPHSHGSQGCCAYHRSALTRHYKEPISAATSSFTEGASVFGGGANLLAAIENIFTVYAPDVIAVHTTCLSETIGDDLPQMTDKAIKSGKVPDGKHVIYANTPSYVGSHVTGFSNMVKGMV, encoded by the coding sequence ATGCTACTTCGACATACACCCAAAGAAGTGACCGAACGCAGCGCCTTGACCATCAATCCGGCCAAGACCTGTCAGCCCATCGGCGCCATGTACGCGGCCCTGGGCATCCACGGATGTCTGCCGCACTCCCACGGCTCCCAAGGCTGCTGCGCGTACCACCGCAGCGCCCTGACCCGACACTATAAGGAACCCATTTCGGCGGCGACCAGCTCCTTCACCGAAGGAGCCTCGGTCTTTGGCGGTGGCGCCAACCTTCTGGCCGCCATCGAGAACATCTTCACGGTCTACGCGCCCGACGTCATCGCCGTGCACACGACCTGCCTGTCCGAGACCATTGGCGACGACCTGCCGCAGATGACCGACAAGGCCATCAAATCCGGCAAGGTGCCGGACGGCAAGCACGTCATCTACGCCAACACGCCGAGCTATGTCGGCTCGCACGTCACCGGCTTTTCGAACATGGTCAAGGGCATGGTG